One Cystobacter fuscus DSM 2262 DNA segment encodes these proteins:
- a CDS encoding ATP-dependent helicase — translation MDLSKLNAPQREAVVTTEGPLLVLAGAGSGKTRVITHRIVHLLDKRPNGLLARNILAVTFTNKAATEMKERLVHMAGPRAQNVLVCTFHAFGAEMLREDIHRLGWPKKFSIADQGDQAAIIKRAMRERRIDDRTFDARKVLGLISKAKNAGKVPEPLGEGLGDDYDLIAHMVYEAYQLGLKAQGSVDFDDLLILPSRLLREHEDLRKKYTERFRYILVDEFQDTNQAQLDLLKLLVSGETRNVCAVGDDDQCIYSWRGAEVRNILSFDKYFPGGKEVRLEQNYRSTQVVLDAANAVIAQNPERKAKQMWSERKGGARIQVVSAPTEEDEARYVAQEISKLVAGGIPPDEIAVLYRVNGQSRPVEEMLREKGLRYEVLSGSEFFDRREVKDVVAYFKLIANPRDETSLLRIINVPARGIGDVTMERLVAHARRDSVTLWGAMQRAESYEDLPAGAGAKVTEFIKLVERYRESYEHGKLAQVSRQLLEEIGYRDDAKSLTTSQAAAERKLQSIDFVLNSLESFEKREGPKASLLTYLNRLSLDTRQEEEEVPGANKAVTLMTLHASKGLEYRVVFFIGMEEELMPHKGMQGEAQNLEEERRLCYVGITRAKEMLYLTRSAMRVKRGKEVPRTPSRFLQDIPESLVEVVDLDAPRKGPPTTEEKNFFANLKERFKAPGAGGGGAPRPASSAGGAPGASGPASGTARVVR, via the coding sequence ATGGACCTCTCGAAGCTCAATGCCCCGCAGCGTGAAGCCGTGGTCACCACCGAGGGCCCCCTCCTGGTGCTCGCCGGAGCGGGTAGCGGGAAGACCCGCGTCATCACCCACCGCATCGTCCACCTGCTCGACAAGCGGCCCAACGGGCTGCTCGCCCGCAACATCCTCGCGGTGACCTTCACCAACAAGGCCGCCACGGAGATGAAGGAGCGTCTGGTCCACATGGCCGGGCCCCGGGCGCAGAACGTGCTCGTCTGCACCTTCCATGCCTTTGGCGCGGAGATGTTGCGCGAGGACATCCACCGGCTGGGCTGGCCCAAGAAGTTCTCCATCGCGGACCAGGGAGACCAGGCGGCCATCATCAAGCGCGCCATGCGCGAGCGGCGCATCGATGATCGCACGTTCGACGCGCGCAAGGTGCTGGGCCTCATCTCCAAGGCGAAGAACGCGGGCAAGGTGCCCGAGCCCCTGGGGGAGGGCCTGGGCGACGACTACGATCTCATCGCCCACATGGTCTACGAGGCGTACCAGCTCGGGCTCAAGGCCCAGGGCTCGGTGGACTTCGATGACTTGCTCATCCTGCCCTCGCGCCTGCTGCGCGAGCACGAGGATTTGCGCAAGAAGTACACCGAGCGCTTCCGCTACATCCTGGTGGACGAGTTCCAGGACACCAACCAGGCGCAGTTGGATCTGCTCAAGCTGCTGGTGAGCGGAGAGACGCGCAACGTGTGCGCGGTGGGCGACGACGACCAGTGCATCTACAGCTGGCGCGGCGCCGAGGTGCGCAACATCCTGAGCTTCGACAAGTACTTCCCGGGCGGCAAGGAAGTGCGGCTCGAGCAGAACTACCGCTCCACGCAGGTGGTGCTGGACGCGGCCAACGCCGTCATCGCGCAGAACCCCGAGCGCAAGGCCAAGCAGATGTGGAGCGAGCGCAAGGGCGGCGCGCGCATCCAGGTGGTGTCGGCGCCCACGGAGGAGGACGAGGCGCGCTACGTGGCGCAGGAGATCTCCAAGCTCGTGGCCGGGGGCATTCCCCCGGACGAGATCGCCGTGCTCTACCGGGTCAACGGCCAGTCGCGGCCCGTCGAGGAGATGCTGCGCGAGAAGGGCCTGCGCTACGAGGTGCTCTCGGGCAGCGAGTTCTTCGATCGGCGCGAGGTGAAGGACGTCGTCGCCTACTTCAAGCTCATCGCCAACCCGCGCGACGAGACGTCGCTCTTGCGCATCATCAACGTGCCGGCGCGGGGCATTGGCGACGTCACCATGGAGCGGTTGGTGGCGCACGCGCGGCGCGACAGCGTGACGCTCTGGGGCGCCATGCAGCGCGCGGAGAGCTACGAGGACCTGCCCGCGGGCGCGGGGGCCAAGGTCACCGAGTTCATCAAGCTCGTCGAGCGCTACCGCGAGAGCTACGAGCACGGCAAGCTCGCCCAGGTGTCGCGCCAGCTCCTGGAGGAGATTGGCTACCGCGACGACGCCAAGTCGCTGACGACCTCGCAGGCGGCGGCGGAGCGCAAGCTGCAGTCCATCGACTTCGTCCTCAACTCGCTCGAGTCCTTCGAGAAGCGCGAGGGCCCCAAGGCGAGCCTCCTCACCTACCTCAACCGGCTGAGCCTCGACACCCGCCAGGAAGAGGAGGAGGTGCCCGGCGCCAACAAGGCCGTCACCCTGATGACCCTCCATGCGTCCAAGGGCCTGGAGTACCGGGTGGTCTTCTTCATCGGCATGGAGGAGGAGCTCATGCCCCACAAGGGCATGCAGGGCGAGGCCCAGAACCTGGAGGAGGAGCGCCGACTCTGCTACGTGGGCATCACCCGGGCCAAGGAGATGCTCTACCTCACGCGCTCCGCCATGCGCGTCAAGCGCGGCAAGGAGGTGCCCCGCACCCCCTCGCGCTTCCTGCAGGACATCCCCGAGTCCCTCGTGGAGGTGGTGGACCTTGACGCACCGCGCAAGGGTCCGCCCACCACCGAGGAGAAGAACTTCTTCGCCAACCTCAAGGAGCGCTTCAAGGCACCTGGGGCGGGCGGGGGAGGGGCCCCTCGGCCGGCGTCTTCGGCGGGGGGCGCGCCGGGAGCGAGCGGCCCGGCTTCGGGAACGGCGCGCGTGGTGCGCTGA
- the rph gene encoding ribonuclease PH produces MRSFNRGALDLRPVTLTPGITLHAEGSTQVEFGHTRVLVTCSVEDRVPPHLMGKGSGWVTAEYGMLPRSTHTRSPREAAKGKQTGRTLEIQRLIGRALRAAVDLPGLGVRTFTLDCDVLQADGGTRTAAITGAYVALALALRKLHKSGVMKTMPKLLPLAAVSVGVVNGEVRVDLDYEEDSSADVDLNLVATGDGRIVEVQGTAEHKMFDRKTLDVMLDAGLAAIRQLTEAQAKVLGV; encoded by the coding sequence ATGCGGTCCTTCAACCGAGGCGCGTTGGACTTGCGCCCCGTCACCCTCACCCCTGGCATCACCCTGCACGCCGAGGGCTCGACCCAGGTGGAGTTCGGCCACACGCGCGTGCTCGTCACGTGCTCGGTGGAGGACCGGGTGCCGCCGCACCTGATGGGCAAGGGCTCCGGCTGGGTGACGGCCGAGTACGGCATGCTGCCGCGCTCCACGCACACCCGCAGCCCGCGCGAGGCAGCCAAGGGCAAGCAGACCGGACGCACGCTGGAGATCCAGCGGCTCATCGGCCGCGCCCTGCGTGCCGCGGTGGACCTGCCGGGCCTGGGCGTGCGCACCTTCACCCTGGACTGCGACGTGCTCCAGGCGGACGGTGGCACCCGCACCGCCGCCATCACCGGCGCCTACGTGGCCCTGGCGCTCGCCCTGCGCAAGCTGCACAAGAGTGGGGTGATGAAGACCATGCCCAAGCTCTTGCCCCTGGCCGCGGTGTCCGTGGGCGTGGTCAACGGCGAGGTGCGCGTGGACCTGGACTACGAGGAGGACTCCTCGGCCGACGTGGACCTGAACCTGGTGGCCACCGGGGACGGCCGCATCGTCGAGGTGCAGGGCACCGCCGAGCACAAGATGTTCGACCGCAAGACGCTGGACGTCATGCTGGACGCGGGACTGGCCGCCATCCGCCAGCTCACCGAGGCGCAGGCGAAGGTCCTGGGAGTCTGA
- the rplM gene encoding 50S ribosomal protein L13, which produces MSQRTYSAKPADIKRQWHVIDVNDKVLGRAASQIATLLKGKHKAMYTPSIDTGDHVIVINAEKVKVTGTKEQDKMYYRHPRAGFPGALKSTNLAKLRARHPEDVIINAVRRMLPRNALGRQMMTKLKVYAGTTHPHAAQQPVAREVEA; this is translated from the coding sequence ATGTCGCAGAGGACCTACAGCGCGAAGCCGGCGGACATCAAGCGCCAGTGGCACGTCATCGACGTGAACGACAAGGTGCTTGGCCGCGCGGCCAGCCAGATCGCTACCCTTCTCAAGGGCAAGCACAAGGCGATGTACACCCCGTCGATCGACACGGGTGACCATGTCATCGTGATCAACGCCGAGAAGGTGAAGGTCACGGGCACGAAGGAGCAGGACAAGATGTACTACCGGCACCCGCGTGCCGGTTTCCCCGGTGCCCTCAAGAGCACCAACCTCGCCAAGCTGCGCGCGCGCCACCCCGAGGACGTCATCATCAACGCCGTGCGCCGCATGCTGCCGCGCAACGCGCTGGGCCGTCAGATGATGACCAAGCTCAAGGTCTACGCCGGCACCACCCACCCGCACGCCGCCCAGCAGCCGGTCGCGCGCGAGGTCGAGGCGTAA
- a CDS encoding outer membrane protein assembly factor BamD, which produces MRLFRAVCLSAVLSTVPGCAALSTGQVGEPDYAAVAESNLRLGDESLERKDFLQAEKYYEHVRTKFPYLEVANEAELRLADLDFAQERYAEAREKFQTFIKLHPTHPKVDYAAYRTARTHFEDAPSEFFLVPPGAEKDQTEVQAAFSSLSAFIRQFPNSQYVAPAKEALDTTRLRLARHELYVASFYARRERWNAVVQRLETLLKNYPGTPLDERALFDLHAAYVRLTNAAEAQRTLQRVIEMLPGTPAAERARRMLGS; this is translated from the coding sequence ATGCGTCTTTTTCGAGCCGTCTGTCTGTCCGCCGTCCTGAGCACCGTCCCGGGTTGCGCCGCCCTCTCCACCGGCCAGGTGGGAGAGCCCGACTACGCCGCGGTCGCCGAGTCCAACCTCCGCCTGGGCGACGAGTCCCTCGAGCGCAAGGACTTCCTCCAGGCCGAGAAGTACTACGAGCATGTGCGCACCAAGTTCCCCTACCTCGAGGTGGCCAACGAGGCGGAGCTGAGGCTGGCGGATCTCGACTTCGCCCAGGAGCGCTACGCCGAGGCGCGCGAGAAGTTCCAGACCTTCATCAAGCTGCATCCCACCCACCCCAAGGTGGACTACGCCGCGTACCGCACGGCGCGCACCCACTTCGAGGACGCTCCCTCGGAGTTCTTCCTCGTGCCTCCGGGGGCGGAGAAGGATCAGACCGAGGTCCAGGCGGCGTTCTCCTCGCTCAGCGCGTTCATCCGCCAGTTTCCGAACTCGCAGTACGTGGCGCCGGCGAAGGAGGCGCTCGACACGACGCGCCTGCGGCTGGCCCGGCACGAGCTGTACGTGGCGTCCTTCTACGCGCGGCGCGAGCGGTGGAACGCGGTGGTGCAGCGGTTGGAGACCTTGCTGAAGAACTACCCGGGCACGCCGCTGGATGAGCGGGCCCTGTTCGATCTGCACGCGGCCTATGTGCGGCTGACGAATGCCGCCGAGGCCCAGCGCACCCTGCAGCGGGTCATCGAGATGCTCCCGGGGACGCCCGCCGCCGAGCGCGCCCGGAGGATGCTGGGCTCGTGA
- the selD gene encoding selenide, water dikinase SelD — MSEEQKPRRLTELSHCAGCAAKLPAADLSRVLGKLKPTKDSKALVGFNTHDDAAVYRMAPGLALVSTVDFFPPVVDDPYDFGAIAAANALSDIYAMGGKPLFALNLVGFPEDRPLEELSRILAGGQAKADEAGIPILGGHSIKDPEPKYGLAVTGSVHPKKVLTNAGAKPGDVLLLTKPLGTGIATTAIKRGLASAELTQRVVAQMSTLNRKPGEVFASGKFKVNALTDVTGFGLLGHLLEMMTGAKTRGFLDLERIPILAEVPALAQQGVVPGGTKSNLAHVGKKVRFPKGLPQDIQWVLADAQTNGGLLASVPARDAAKAFRALERAGVDVALIGEVGEGRPGIEVVG, encoded by the coding sequence GTGTCCGAGGAGCAGAAGCCGCGCCGGTTGACGGAGCTGTCCCACTGCGCGGGGTGCGCGGCCAAGCTGCCGGCGGCGGACCTGTCGCGGGTGCTGGGCAAGTTGAAGCCCACGAAGGATTCGAAGGCGCTGGTGGGCTTCAACACCCACGACGATGCGGCCGTGTACCGGATGGCGCCGGGCCTGGCGCTCGTGAGCACGGTGGACTTCTTCCCCCCGGTGGTGGACGACCCGTACGACTTCGGGGCCATCGCCGCGGCGAACGCCCTGTCGGACATCTACGCCATGGGGGGCAAGCCCCTGTTCGCCCTCAACCTGGTGGGCTTTCCCGAGGACAGGCCCCTGGAGGAGCTGTCGCGCATCCTCGCGGGCGGCCAGGCCAAGGCGGACGAGGCGGGCATCCCCATCCTGGGCGGGCACTCCATCAAGGATCCCGAGCCCAAGTACGGCCTCGCGGTGACGGGCAGCGTGCACCCGAAGAAGGTGTTGACCAACGCCGGGGCGAAGCCCGGGGACGTGCTGCTGCTCACCAAGCCCCTGGGCACGGGCATCGCCACCACGGCGATCAAGCGGGGGCTGGCCTCCGCGGAGCTCACCCAGCGCGTGGTGGCGCAGATGTCCACGCTCAACCGCAAGCCGGGCGAGGTGTTCGCCTCGGGCAAGTTCAAGGTGAATGCCCTCACGGACGTGACGGGCTTCGGCCTCCTGGGCCACCTCCTGGAGATGATGACGGGCGCCAAGACCCGGGGCTTCCTGGACCTGGAGCGCATCCCCATCCTCGCGGAGGTGCCCGCGCTGGCGCAGCAGGGCGTGGTGCCCGGGGGCACGAAGTCCAACCTCGCCCACGTGGGCAAGAAGGTGCGCTTCCCCAAGGGCTTGCCCCAGGACATCCAGTGGGTGCTCGCCGACGCGCAGACCAACGGCGGCCTGCTGGCCTCGGTTCCCGCGCGGGACGCGGCCAAGGCCTTCCGGGCGCTGGAGCGGGCGGGAGTGGACGTGGCCCTCATCGGAGAGGTGGGCGAGGGCCGCCCCGGCATCGAGGTCGTCGGCTAG
- a CDS encoding FHA domain-containing protein, giving the protein MSTPTPGKTYALKFISGKYQGGEFPLKAGKQIVIGRSSELDMVLVEDMVSRKHARITVNGAGQISIEDLGSTNGTFVNGEKVKQSTLKEGDRILIGTSILKLIHQGVGASEVDDAVAKQRLEEVAVQAARTSTKASSMTGKIEEIPLPDLLQLFHTSKKNGVLVVGSQQQGKIYLRQGRVYYAVIDENHNLGPQKSFNRIITWEQGDFELRPADPQEFMVEMDSSTEALLMDALRQLDEYKRIQKDLPAMGARLTLAAPMTAPLRELTPELLDVLQLVHNHGSLAEVLNHAQQDDVVAAETVLQLIKREYVRAS; this is encoded by the coding sequence GTGAGCACTCCGACTCCGGGAAAGACGTACGCGCTCAAGTTCATCTCCGGCAAGTACCAGGGTGGCGAGTTCCCGCTGAAGGCCGGGAAGCAGATCGTCATCGGCCGCTCCAGCGAGCTGGACATGGTGCTCGTCGAGGACATGGTGTCGCGCAAGCACGCGCGCATCACGGTGAACGGCGCGGGGCAGATCTCCATCGAGGACCTGGGCTCGACCAACGGCACGTTCGTCAATGGCGAGAAGGTGAAGCAGTCGACGCTCAAGGAGGGGGACCGCATCCTCATCGGCACCTCCATCCTCAAGCTCATCCACCAGGGCGTGGGCGCGAGCGAGGTCGACGACGCCGTGGCCAAGCAGCGGCTCGAGGAGGTCGCGGTGCAGGCGGCGCGCACCTCGACGAAGGCCTCGTCCATGACGGGGAAGATCGAGGAGATTCCGCTGCCCGACCTGCTCCAGCTCTTCCACACGTCGAAGAAGAACGGCGTGCTGGTGGTGGGCAGCCAGCAGCAGGGGAAGATCTACCTGCGCCAGGGCCGCGTGTACTACGCCGTCATCGACGAGAACCACAACCTGGGTCCGCAGAAGAGCTTCAACCGCATCATCACCTGGGAGCAGGGCGACTTCGAACTGCGGCCGGCGGACCCGCAGGAGTTCATGGTGGAGATGGACTCGTCCACCGAGGCGCTGCTGATGGACGCGCTGCGGCAGTTGGACGAGTACAAGCGCATCCAGAAGGATCTGCCCGCCATGGGGGCCCGGCTGACCCTGGCCGCGCCCATGACGGCGCCCTTGCGCGAGCTGACGCCGGAGCTCTTGGACGTGCTGCAACTGGTGCACAACCACGGCTCGCTCGCCGAGGTGCTCAACCACGCGCAGCAGGACGACGTGGTGGCGGCCGAGACGGTGTTGCAACTCATCAAGCGCGAGTACGTGCGCGCGAGCTGA
- a CDS encoding N-acetylmuramoyl-L-alanine amidase family protein produces MTSRLRVLVPCLAFLLAPVASLAAERPTRIVVDPGHGGAQDGATSPSGVLEKDIALQIAQRVREHLEKELGAQVLMTRDEDVSLPLLERVEFANKQRPDLFLSIHCNAMPTKRTRARVQGLETYFLSASASNATARAAADRENAEAPSTRASRGDSTLAFILDDLARTETHQDSSRLAYAIHPKLIAASGGSDRGVLQAPFYVLNGVEAPAVLIEVGYLSHPEEGGRLARADYQEKLAIAITGGVKAFLAEVRKRDAPRSPAVAAPATP; encoded by the coding sequence ATGACGTCCCGTCTCCGCGTCCTCGTCCCTTGCCTCGCGTTCCTCCTCGCTCCCGTGGCCTCGCTCGCGGCCGAGCGTCCCACGCGCATCGTGGTGGATCCGGGCCACGGGGGCGCCCAGGACGGGGCGACCAGTCCCTCGGGCGTGCTCGAGAAGGACATCGCCCTGCAGATCGCCCAGCGCGTGCGCGAGCACCTGGAGAAGGAGCTCGGCGCGCAGGTGTTGATGACGCGCGACGAGGACGTGTCGCTGCCCCTGCTCGAGCGGGTGGAGTTCGCCAACAAGCAGCGGCCGGACCTCTTCCTGTCCATCCACTGTAATGCCATGCCCACCAAGCGCACCCGCGCGCGCGTGCAGGGGCTGGAGACGTACTTCCTCTCGGCCAGCGCCTCCAACGCCACCGCGCGCGCGGCCGCGGACCGGGAGAACGCCGAGGCCCCCTCGACACGCGCCTCGCGGGGGGACTCCACGCTCGCCTTCATCCTGGATGATCTCGCGCGCACCGAGACGCACCAGGACTCCTCGCGCCTGGCCTACGCCATCCACCCGAAGCTCATCGCGGCCTCGGGGGGCTCGGACCGGGGCGTGTTGCAGGCGCCCTTCTACGTCCTCAATGGCGTGGAGGCGCCCGCCGTCCTCATCGAGGTGGGCTACCTGTCGCACCCCGAGGAGGGCGGCCGCCTGGCGCGCGCCGACTACCAGGAGAAGCTCGCCATCGCCATCACCGGGGGGGTGAAGGCCTTCCTCGCCGAGGTGCGCAAGCGCGACGCTCCCCGCTCCCCCGCGGTGGCCGCTCCCGCCACGCCCTGA
- a CDS encoding regulatory protein RecX — MDSEDATDAEVGRATDACLRLLKARARSRQELLAALERKGYAEAVRERALARVEGWGYLNDERFARDQAERLLGGGRYGPEEVRRRLEAHGVSPEAASTAVATARGTLEFDAEHAARQVLEKRGLAGRELDAREKARAGRLLFSRGFSEDIIQRLLGDAMLEPSGPDD, encoded by the coding sequence ATGGACTCCGAGGACGCCACGGACGCGGAAGTCGGACGCGCGACGGACGCCTGCCTGCGGCTGCTCAAGGCGCGCGCGCGCAGTCGGCAGGAGCTGCTCGCGGCGCTCGAGCGCAAGGGGTACGCCGAGGCGGTGCGTGAGCGGGCGCTCGCCCGGGTGGAGGGCTGGGGTTATCTGAATGACGAGCGCTTCGCCCGGGACCAGGCCGAGCGGCTGCTGGGTGGGGGAAGGTACGGCCCCGAGGAAGTGCGGCGGCGGCTGGAGGCCCACGGCGTGAGCCCGGAGGCGGCGAGCACGGCGGTGGCCACGGCCCGCGGAACGCTGGAGTTCGACGCGGAACACGCCGCGCGCCAGGTGCTGGAGAAGCGGGGGCTCGCGGGCCGGGAGCTGGATGCCCGGGAGAAGGCCCGGGCGGGCCGCCTCCTGTTCAGCCGGGGTTTCTCCGAGGACATCATCCAGCGGCTGCTCGGTGACGCGATGCTGGAACCTTCGGGGCCGGACGACTAG
- the rdgB gene encoding RdgB/HAM1 family non-canonical purine NTP pyrophosphatase, translated as MKPRLLFATTNQGKLRELRGLVGDAVEVVSLEDLPPIPEPVEDGATFEENARKKARAYAEASGLPVLADDSGLCVDALGGRPGVHSARYAEGDDRARYEKLLVELSGVPDERRTAAFVCALCLALPGSETTFVEVGRCEGRIGHAPRGSHGFGYDPVFELPGGRALAELTSEEKASVSHRGAAFSKMKSRLLALAGGGIVGR; from the coding sequence ATGAAGCCCCGTCTGCTCTTCGCCACCACCAATCAGGGCAAGCTGCGCGAGCTGCGCGGCCTCGTGGGAGACGCCGTGGAGGTGGTCTCCCTCGAGGATCTGCCCCCCATCCCCGAGCCCGTGGAGGATGGCGCCACGTTCGAGGAGAACGCCCGGAAGAAGGCCCGTGCCTACGCGGAGGCCAGCGGGCTGCCCGTCCTGGCGGATGACTCGGGGCTGTGCGTGGACGCCCTGGGCGGCCGCCCCGGGGTGCACTCGGCGCGCTATGCCGAGGGGGATGATCGCGCGCGCTACGAGAAGCTGCTCGTGGAGCTGTCGGGAGTTCCCGACGAGCGGCGCACCGCGGCCTTCGTCTGCGCGCTGTGCCTGGCGCTTCCCGGCTCGGAGACGACCTTCGTGGAGGTGGGCCGCTGCGAGGGCCGGATCGGCCACGCGCCGCGAGGCTCGCACGGCTTCGGGTATGATCCGGTCTTCGAGCTGCCGGGGGGGCGGGCCCTGGCGGAGCTGACGTCGGAGGAGAAGGCCTCGGTGTCACACCGGGGCGCGGCCTTCTCGAAGATGAAGTCCCGCCTGCTGGCACTGGCTGGAGGCGGAATCGTCGGAAGGTGA
- a CDS encoding type IV pilus twitching motility protein PilT, whose amino-acid sequence MELNEILQIALRGGASDIHLKAGLPPMFRVDGSLMPLKDGKRLPPEEVARMAFGIMNEFQKEKFKQSNEVDLAYGVPGLGRFRVNVFQQRGTVGAVLRVIPFKVMTIKDLLLPPILEKICLEERGLILVTGTTGSGKSTTLAGMIDHINATETNHIMTIEDPIEFLIRDKRSIVNQREVGVDTMSFAQALKSALRQDPDVILVGEMRDHETIETALSAAETGHLVMSTLHTLDATETINRIVSAFPPYQQKQVRIQLASVLKAVVSQRLVPRADGKGRVAAVEVLRCTARVKEMIEDKDRTKEISDAISQGTDSYGMQTFDQSLMSLVKQGLVTYEEAHRQATNPDDFALRFSGISATSDSKWDNFEGGGARAVPGTAGFGQNTQPAPAPAATPSRATPASRAGVPAVQGTPQRASAPSAASRTSIPTVQGTPARPAPAPAPAPAPAAPAADDDFQIERF is encoded by the coding sequence ATGGAACTCAACGAAATCCTCCAGATTGCGCTCCGCGGCGGTGCCTCCGACATCCACCTCAAGGCGGGCCTGCCGCCCATGTTCCGTGTCGACGGCTCGTTGATGCCCCTCAAGGACGGCAAGCGCCTGCCGCCCGAGGAGGTCGCGCGCATGGCCTTCGGCATCATGAACGAGTTCCAGAAGGAGAAGTTCAAGCAGAGCAACGAGGTGGACCTGGCGTACGGAGTTCCGGGCCTCGGGCGCTTCCGCGTGAACGTCTTCCAGCAGCGCGGCACCGTGGGCGCCGTGTTGCGCGTCATCCCCTTCAAGGTGATGACCATCAAGGATCTGCTCCTGCCGCCCATCCTGGAGAAGATCTGCCTGGAGGAGCGCGGGCTGATTCTCGTCACCGGCACCACGGGCTCGGGCAAGAGCACCACGCTCGCGGGGATGATCGATCACATCAACGCGACCGAGACGAACCACATCATGACGATCGAGGATCCGATCGAGTTCCTCATCCGCGACAAGCGCTCCATCGTGAACCAGCGCGAGGTGGGCGTGGACACCATGTCCTTCGCCCAGGCGCTCAAGAGCGCGCTGCGCCAGGATCCGGACGTCATCCTCGTGGGCGAGATGCGTGACCACGAGACGATTGAAACGGCGCTCTCGGCGGCGGAGACGGGCCACCTGGTGATGTCCACGCTGCACACGCTGGACGCCACGGAGACCATCAACCGCATCGTGTCGGCCTTCCCGCCCTACCAGCAGAAGCAGGTGCGCATCCAGCTCGCGAGCGTGCTCAAGGCGGTGGTGAGCCAGCGTCTGGTGCCACGCGCGGACGGCAAGGGCCGCGTGGCCGCGGTGGAGGTGCTGCGCTGCACCGCGCGCGTGAAGGAGATGATCGAGGACAAGGACCGCACCAAGGAGATCTCCGACGCCATCTCCCAGGGCACGGACAGCTACGGGATGCAGACCTTCGATCAGTCGCTCATGTCGCTGGTGAAGCAGGGGCTCGTCACCTACGAGGAGGCCCACCGCCAGGCGACCAACCCGGATGACTTCGCGCTGCGCTTCTCCGGCATCAGCGCCACCTCGGACTCGAAGTGGGACAACTTCGAGGGCGGCGGCGCGCGTGCGGTGCCGGGCACGGCGGGCTTCGGCCAGAACACCCAACCGGCTCCGGCTCCGGCCGCCACGCCATCCCGGGCCACGCCCGCCTCGCGCGCGGGAGTTCCCGCCGTCCAGGGCACCCCGCAGCGCGCGTCGGCTCCCTCCGCGGCCTCCCGGACGTCGATTCCCACCGTCCAGGGCACGCCCGCCCGGCCCGCTCCGGCGCCCGCGCCCGCGCCCGCTCCCGCGGCCCCGGCGGCGGACGACGACTTCCAGATCGAGCGCTTCTGA
- the rpsI gene encoding 30S ribosomal protein S9: protein MATATEKGFYGTGRRKEATARVWIRPGTGVVTVNGRDINVYFGRETSKMVLNQPLDVLEQKGKIDIEVNVRGGGLSGQAGAIRHGLARALCNYNPDFRPPLKKAGFLTRDARAVERKKYGQPGARRRFQFSKR, encoded by the coding sequence ATGGCTACCGCCACTGAGAAGGGTTTTTACGGTACGGGCCGCCGCAAGGAGGCCACCGCGCGCGTGTGGATCCGCCCGGGCACCGGCGTTGTGACTGTCAACGGCCGCGACATCAACGTGTACTTCGGCCGCGAGACCTCCAAGATGGTGCTCAACCAGCCCCTGGATGTGCTCGAGCAGAAGGGCAAGATCGACATCGAGGTGAACGTGCGCGGCGGAGGTCTGAGTGGTCAGGCCGGCGCCATCCGTCACGGCCTCGCCCGCGCGCTGTGCAACTACAACCCGGACTTCCGTCCGCCGCTCAAGAAGGCCGGCTTCCTCACGCGTGATGCCCGCGCGGTCGAGCGCAAGAAGTACGGTCAGCCGGGCGCGCGTCGCCGGTTCCAGTTCTCCAAGCGCTAA